CTTTATCTTCGAGCCCTTTCAGCGGAAGCTCTGCAGTGAGTGAAGATACTGGAATCCATAGTGTTGCCGAAGaaattgaggatgaagattcCGCCGAATCCGAGGACGGATTTGATGCCGATAGCACTGCCATGAGCATGGATGATATGACGGCTCGGTCTTCTGCATCTCTGCAATCAAATGTTTCATCTAGCTCTACTTCCAGTGCCCGACTCAACGATGCGTTGCGTCGTGCCGCTGAAGAAGCTGGTACCCGAGGGATCGAAGAAACGGGTGAAGTTTCGATGGAAATAGTTGACCAAGAAATCACCGGTGCTTTCCAGCCCTGGATAAAGAAGGGTCAAAGGCAGAGCTTCGACTGGGATGACTTGAGTGCTCGGCATGATCAAGATATCGCTAATCCTGATAAGCCTGTTGCGGCCTTTGACGCCCTTCCCTCGGATGACACGATGGACGAtgatgtggatgaggagctgAGTATGGATGTGACAAATGTTGTCGGTGGTATCCTTGGAAGACCTCTAGGTCGCCGGTCAAGCGCTGCCAGCCGCAAATCTTTTGGACAGGAAACAAATTACGGTGATCAAACTATGGAAATGACGACCATGGTAGGTGGCATTGCTCCTGCGCAGTCACCTGCACAACGATCCAACCTCGAAGATGAGAACGAAGAGATGACGATGGAATTCACTTCGGTTGTTGGTGGTGTCCTGAGTAAAAGCCAACCACCCCACGTACAGCGGGATGAGTCTGTACTCCCCAACTCAAACCACTCGACTACAGACCAGGACCTGCTTTCCGACGATGACTCCGACAAAGAGATGGACATGACTGGTGCTGTCGGGGGTATTCTGTCATCTGGGTTAGAAACTCCCGACAAGGCGAAGGCCAAGAGAATCATGGAGCTCGAGGCCGAATCTGGCCAGTTGGGAAGTTCGCCGTTTGGAGACAATACCACGCAGCAATCTCCGACACAAGCTGTCGCTGCATCGCCTCCATTGCTGCAAATTGCGACAATTGCTTCAGAGAGCGGCAGCCCTAGCTTAGCAAGCGTTAAAGCGCGACGCTCGTCGAGGAGATCTTCAATAATTAGGGCCTCGAAAACCCCAGAACCCGCATCATATCAGCCAATACTCTCTGAGAGACCATCCACGCCCTCGCAAGAGCTGACTCCGCAAGCCCGACCAACCACGCCCAGCAAAACCCCACCCTCTGCCAATGTTGTGTACCGGAGCGCCTCTCCTAAGAAGCTGTTCAAGccagaaatcaaaaaatCTGCCCTGAACCAGAACTCACCTCGACTGAGTATCTTTGAGCAAGACGTCTCCACGGGCCAATCGACTCCTCGTATTGTTCTTCAACCACGCGAGGGGCGCCGTGCCTCTGGTGTAGGCATTGACAAAGAAGGCCTTGGATCACCACGAGTCGCAGCACTTCTTGATAAACGATTATCACTTGGTGAGAAGACGCCGCAATTCATCCCTCAAGAAAGAGTTCGCCCTGGTGGAGTGCGTTTCGAGGATCCCCTCAAAATgcaggaagacgaggaaCGGGAGCGGAAACAGGAAGAGCTCAAACAGGACGGAAATGCATCTTCGAACGATAACATAACCAATGATCCTACTTCAAGCTTGAAAGAGCTCATTTCTCGAATGACTCCTAAGAAAGGCAAGGTTGGCAGCCGGAAAAGCCTGCATGTTGGCGCCGCCCGTGGACTGCTGGGCAAGCGTCCGGCTGAACTGGATTCTGACGAAGAGGAGACCGATAATTCACCCAAGCGACTGCGCGGTCATTCTGTGAGTCCAGTCAAAAGTGTGCGACTGCCTCCTCCAAGCTACCAGAGTGCAGATGGCCGGACAGGTCAATCTCCACTTCGGAGAGTGCAAAGCTCTTCTCCGCTCAAAGGCAGCACCACTCCGACACACGAGCCAACGGCCAGTGTTGATGATGGAACGACGCCCTTGAAGAGGGGAATCGACGCTTTGCGTCTTGCTTCCGACCCTCAAGTGCCGAATCAAGAACAAGGAGAGAACGACGCCGATGATTCTGATGGAGCCGAGAGCGTAGAGCCCATTCAGCTTCAAGATTTCCTCAACATGACCAATATTCACTTCATGGAACTGACTACCACGAAAAGACGACATACAACTGCACCGGGCAGCGCCACTAAGAGATTGAGCAGAGCCTCACTAGAGAGCAAGGCCAAACAAGGTGCAATCACTTTTGATGATCGCGTCGCCGCTGGTTTCTGCACGGTACCTATGCTGGAGCTATACCAACACGTAAGTACATCAACAGCTACGGCAGTACCATAAACAGGAGCATATGACTAACTCGGGATTGTCTAGTCCTGCCGTGAATTGAAGTCCTATATCTCAGAGGGTCGCCAAGTGATTCGATCTATCGAATCTGAGACATACGCCGACAATCCGCCTCTCTTCCGTGAATATATGAACGCTCCACCTGATATTCGGGTCATCATGGACAACCAATTCCGCAATGTGAAAACGCACGCTCGTCTCCTAAGCAAAGCTACGTGGTACGAGTGGCGCATGAAGCTTCTCGATGGCCTGAAGGAAGGGCTGCACCGACACGTGAAGGACATGAAAGCAGATGATGAGATCTTGTCTAAGCGAGAGACACTACTCAACGGCACAGTGCCTCCATTAGTGGAAAAGCACGCCTCTCTTCAGGGGGAGGCAGAGAGCCTACAGCAACGcatcgaggagatggagaacTGCGACCAAGATGAGCTGCAAGGTGCACGTAAAACCCTTTTGTCTGTTGAGGAAGAGATAGCAGCGAAGAAGCGAGAACTTGAAGAGTTGCAGGCCGAGGCGCAGGAGAAATCCACCATCATTgaagatggaaatgaaaGACGTAACCAGTACCTggctcaaattcaagaagcGGAGCGGGTCAAGGAAGAGTGTCGCGGCTGGATTGCCCGGGACATACGCGAGCTGAAGGCTTCGGTGCAAAAGATGGAGCAGCAGACTGGCTGGTCAATTCTTTCGGCCTCGGCTTCGGCGAAGTCAATTATCGCGTCACGGCTGAGCATGGTATACCGGCAGCAGTTGAACCTCGAATTTTGCCCGAGCGTCTTTGCCGCAAGGAAGGCCGGTGCCGAAACGGCCGAGCAGACAGTAGAATTGAACTTTGTCAAAGCCACGGCAGTGTCCCCGGTTGCGTCTCTAGTCCTGCAATCTTTACGGCAGCACCTTGCCGCTATCCAGCTGTCTGCCGTCACTCCAAAACAGCTTCTCAAGTTCATTTCCAGCGCCTGGGATCGAACTGACAGTCTCGAGAAGGAAGCTCGCATGCTTGATTTCTGTGGTCTCACGCGCCTAACCCTCTCTGAACCGACCGCAGCCTTTCCATTCTTACGCGCTCGCTGCACCCTCCTCGACCAAACGATGAAATCTTCCGGGTCAGATCGTAAGAAAACTACGGGGCGAGAAAGTGCCGCGAAGCGCGTCGATGTGGACTTCACTATTCGCACCCGAATCGATACCCAGATCAAGGAAGTGGGCTCGATCGGATCACTCGACTTTGACATTGACGTCGTCGCTACAAAAGTCTATGGTTTCGGTGCCGCCAACGAGTCTGGTCTCTCAGGGAAAGAAATGCAGAGCATTCTTAACAAAGGAATCCTCAAAGACGGCGGGATGTCTCTCGGGAACGGGACGTGGTTGCAGGCAGTGCAGAGCCTGACAGAGTCTGTCTTTTAACGAAAGCGTCATGATTCAGTATTTTTTGGAATTaataatttctttttcacaTTCATCTTTGAACCTGGGCCAGGAAGGCTTGTTGGAAATCTTACGGTCTGGAAGTAGAGTTGAAATTGGAGTTGGAATTGCTTGGATATGTGACAATGGAGTGGGGTTATTTATTTACTGCGAGTGTGAGCGAGCGAGCTTGTCAGTAGGTTCCGTCCAATGAACCCAAGGCCGCCGTGTTTCTTCTACACTTGCACAGTGATCGAAATCCTTCGCTTTTTGGGTAATAGGTAATCCCGCTACATAGGTTTGACCCGATGGACGAAACGATGTGAATTTTTTTGTGGAACCTGCAATTGCAAGGCTGGAAGGGCAAGAGATACCTATTTCAGATACCTGTATATGTGGAGGCTACTATCTAGATCTGCAGCACCCAGGCTTTTATCTACCTAGGGCGTGCTGGTATGTGCCGAGGGAATTGGATATCAACTCAAATTGTCCGTCACATTAATCCGTAAGCAAGTCCCGATGCAGGCAGACCAGGGAGATTCTGACCAAGCTCTTTTTGCTTACGAGGAGGTCGAATTGATTGATGGGGAATAAAGCTCTAAATTCACATTCCTTAAGTAAATGGCCCTCGATTCTCTCCTGCCCGAGAAGACATATACGTGTTATAGGGCATCTGTGAACTTGTATACCCCTCGACAGGACCAGATGGGCTCACCACACCACCTCTTGGCATATCAAAAAAAGACTCGGCTGAAAGTATGGGAATGTCACCACCGCCTGTTTGCGCAGAAGCAGCGACGGTTTCGTTGGGAAAGAGTCCTGACCAAAAGTCATCACCAAATTGCCAGTCTGCTGTGAGAGGTACTTCCCAGGATGCCGGAAACATGGCTGTGCCCGGAGTACCGCTGTTGGAAGATAATGGAGATTGCTGGTTGTCAACTGTGGGCGAGTTGGTCGTATTGTAGATCAAATTTTCCTGCCCAACTGGCCAAATTGGCTGCGTGGCGTCCAATATTGTTTCAGGAGCGGTGGGTTGAGCGAACGCAGCTAGAGAATTCATGCCATAATCAAGACCTTGAGGTTGAGAGAGCTGAGGCCTCGGGAGAGTTGTGGAAATTTTtaggctcgggctcgggctcgggctcggacTAACAGGCACGACATAACCATCGGCATTGACCGGCGGAAGACCATCTAAAGCACCCGGGATACTGAATCCCGTGGACCGAGGATACGTCGGAAGCGTCGCCACTGATGCTGTTGGCATTGTTGGGATGCTGGAGGCGGGGTTGACAGCGTGCGTGGACGGATTCTCGCCGCCGTTGGCCGTGGCCTTCCCCGATggccgaggacgagatgATCGGTGTCGATTCTTGCCTATTACTTTGGAGAAGTTGTGGTTGTGTCTTTTTGAGCCCGGGATCACGGACTCTCCATCCCGATCTTCTGGACCTCGCGCTCGCTTTTCATCCTTCTCAATGGCGCCCCTGGCGATTCGCTCAAGGTTTGCACTCATCCGGCTCATGAACTCGGCGTATTGGGAAGGGCCGTCGCTTGGTTGCGATAGGGTTGCGAAAAATGTCGCGGCCATTCTCAGGGACTGCAAGTCTTCTCTGACTTGGGAGGAGCGAGTATCACGGATGATGGTGGAGAAAATTGTTGCTGCTGCCAAAAAAACATAGTCTAAAAAGGACCTGTGAAAAGATTGGGCACTTGTCAGAATAGATCGGACCAAAATGATGGGCAAAAAATGTGTATGGTAAGCGTACCATATCCATGCAACATCTCCCCAGGACATGTTGTTCACCATCTTCAATGTCTCTCTGGAAGCGTTGGCGCAAATGATCATTGACTTGGCTGTTCGTGCCTTGTCGACGGTCTCGATCTCGCTTGGGTGCCCGCGGTCGACGATTAGATAATTGAGCAGGATAGGGATTCGATGGGTCATCATCAAAGCATTGTAGTAAACAAAGTCGAGAGCAATAGTCCCAAACCCAACCAGAGGATTCGCTTGAGATGTAGGTTGCCACGAGTTCTCGTGGGAAGGGAAATCTTTCCTCCATGCGGCGAGTTCTAAATCAAGTTCATGAACGGACTGATAAATCTCCGAGGGAGATCTGAGCAGTGCCTTTGCCGAATAAAGTTGGCAGAAGATACGACTTTTGATCACCGACATGCGGCACAACTGACGAAAAAAGGGAATGTCGGTCGGAGAAGTTCCATTGCGCCCTTCGTTGAGCTCGCTTGGAAGCGGTACGTCAAAATCATCAGGATGCTGAGTTGGAGGGTTTCCGGCGCGGAGGCACGTGCTATTCACAGGTGTTAGTCCCTAGTGCCACGATACTGATCTGTTTTGCAGGGAACAGAAACCGTGGAAAAGTGGTCCTTGATGTCAGATGTAATTTGAAGACCCACTGACCTTTGATCGATCGTGAAAGCCACCCAAAACACTCGTCGCCGTTGTTCTCGTTCAATGGGGCTGAGGTCAGGCCGAGGCACATCTCGGTGAAGACCCATCCTTTGACACGAACGCATCGCTGCTGTCACGAACGGCAAGACTGATTGAGGGTCGGTATCTCCTCGCAGGAAGAAAGCCTGTCGAGGATATCAGAATCAAGCCCTGGCACAAAAACAGACGATGGGAAGGAAGAGAACCGACCATGCATACGAGCGCTTGCACGCTCAAGAGATCTGTCCGACGCAGAGCCAGCTCCGTAAAGACGGACATGGCGTTTTTGAAGTAAAGGCGAGCCTTCTCTCGATCCTTTTCGGGTTTTGCGCTTTTGGAGAATCGAAACTCGTAAGCCAGACTGACAACCATGTTAATACTGGCCCACCGGGCCGCATCGTCGCAAGTCTGCTGCGTATACTGCCACTCCACCATCGCCATGAACGATTCTTCGTCAAATATTGGACACAGTCGATTTCCGGTTCTGAAGTACTCTTTGATGAGAGAAAAGACCTCCGACCTGGGCGGGAGTGGCTTGTAGACCTTGGAAGCGAAGAGGTCATGGAATACATCAGGTCGCCATTGTGTCCATGGATCGTCGTGAGACGTATCAGTAGTCAAGACCTTCAGAAAGCTGACATCTCCCGTTTTGCTTTTGATCCATTCGATGCCGCCTCGGGACAGCAACGACAGCGAGCACGAGCGGCCTGGTTCCTCATCAATGACCAGGATTCCACAAGATGACATGGACGATGGGAGCAGGTAAGTGGACTTACCGAAATAGCGGGGATCATCACGCTCGTGGGATCTGAAGATAGGGGCGACTTCCACGCCGCCTGACCGGGGGAATGACTGAGCGTCCGGAGAAGACGTGGATGAGGCGAAAGGGTCGTTTGACTCATCTCTCGCTCCAGGCTGTGATGGCGGGAAGATATCTTCCCCTGCTTCGACGTCTTCTCCAGTCTCCTCGTCCGACGACTCGTATTCATCAGGCGACGGGTCATCAGAGTTGATATCCCCGTCATGCAAGATGCCGGCCGTCTTCAAAAGAGACTCAATTCGCGACAAACGCTCCTTTAAAGAGGCTGCATATTCACTCCTTGAACGCCAAATTAGCCTCGCCCTATTGCAAAATGAGGACCAGAAAAGCTCCCGTCACTTATGGCCTAGAGGTGACTGAAGGGGCACTGCGCGCATGGGTAGCCGTAAATCCGGACATTCTCACCTAGTCGATGCCGCGGGAGATCTGTCGTTTCCCCGCGATTGCCTTGCCATACACTGGACACACGCGGACGCGCTGCGTCCTGACAGTATCGTATCGCGATGGCAGATTCCACAGGTCTAGCTATGAGGTCAGCATTTGATCCCAGGAGCACCGGGTCCGTCTCCATCTCGGCGATGCTGCTGATCCAAGCACCCAACCCACTCTGGGCACGAGCGGGACCCTGCGGGTGGCACTGGAAAATCATTTGTCTTGGGGAAGCAAAAGCGCACCACGACTCACCCGTTGGTCTCGTATTGGCCCGTCGAAGGGTCCGGCTTTGTTGGTATTGGCCATGTGGTGGATGAAGTTGTCATCGCCCATCCTCATGTCATGGTCGGGGTTTCTGCCAAATGTCTGCCTCATCGCGCCGTGCATGAGCCCCGAAAATTGCAACCGCAACGGATCATGCCAAGACTTCCCTTTTCACTGAGGGCGCTTCGGTCTTGCTCTCGTTACTTTCTgttctgctctctctctttttttttccgccGCCCCGAAGAagtttctttgctttttcgttttcttttttctttgggctTCCTGGTTCCTTCCTTTAGGCCCTCAAGGGCGGGCCGGCGTGTCCCTGACTTTGAGGAACGGCTTATAGGCGCAGGatgcacacacacacgaCAAAGCGCCTCTTTCTAAGTCTCTGCAAGGCGCCAAGGCCATTAAAGAAGAGAGTAGGTTGAATGTTGCAGACATTTGCGCAGGTCGGAATTGAGAATCGGGTGGCGGATTCGCTGGGCTCCGTCGGGCAATCGGTCTTTCGGCACTCAATTCGCCGATTGATGAGCGACTCCGAGGCCACCAGAGCTCCCTCTCGAGTCTGAGATAGAGCATGTGTAGCGGTGCACTGGACGTGAATTTGATGGGAGAGGGTTTCTGAAGAGGCTCTGAGATGGTCTCTGCTGGCAATTGCCTAAACACAATGCTCAATCGGTACTTGGCAAGCTTACGCTTGGCCActgatttgatgattttgcCTCAGGCCTTCCACCCCACATCTGTCAACCTGCCTTACTCTGTGGTGGTAGCGCAGCCTCCTGTGGCGGTGGTCTGGAATGATCAATCCAAGGCCGAGGTCCCCTCTAGGGCTGCCAGCGCTGCAGATGGAGCAGCCTTGCTCAGGTTTGATTCCAGCCAACCATCCGCGGCACGGAGGTCGTGGTATGCAGCGGAAAGCTCGCAATTGCCGCCCAGGAATCCATCATCAATGGATGGAACACAAGACATGAAGTGAACTTTACAGCACATGACGAGAGACTCAGGCTTACAGCAAGTTGCCTACAGTGACTCGTTCTGTCCTGTACACTGAATTCCCTTCATTCTCCtttccgtttttttttctttccttttttttcccttttctttttgatcttcggTCAGGATTTTCCACAAAAGTCATCCTCCTTCCCCAGAGCGGTCAAGATTGCCGTCTAGGAGGGCTGGATGGTGCAGTGGGCCAATTAGATGATGCGATCACGACATTTCTCCatcagatcagatcatccGCGCGACCTGCTTAGGTCGGCCGTTCTGTCCACTGGGGATGGGGCATGTCATGGTGCGTGCATCTGGAGGACCACAAGTCTGGAGTCGATGGACTGGGTGGAAATCCAAAAGGCGGAGCGACCGCTTTCCATCACCTCATCGATCTCGTTCGACACACCACACTGTCGCCCGCACCTCGCAGACGCGAGCTCGCCCGAGGTCGACACGAGGTCACTGGGAGAAAGCGCTGCGGCCGGCGGAAGCAGAAAAGAGGCGATTGGAATCATTTGATGCGGACTCGTGTGGAGGATCGGATGTCGGTAAATCCTCCAACGGAATAGCCATCAGCTTGTGGCCTGGTTCCTTCCACCTGCTGGTGTCGAGGGACTGGAAACAATCCATTGATGTCGTCCACCGCCCGACCGTTCCATGTCGAAGTCGTTGGATCGGATCAGATATCTGTAAATAAGTAGCGGCAACGAGATGGGGGCGGGGGCACTGACTGCGGTAGCCATCTCGGGTCACGATGACAACGTAGAAGATCAGTGACAGTGCTCGTCACGATGTATTCGCGTTGTACCTCAGTAAATTCGCAGTCAGTGATGCGCTACCCAGCTTCCTCAGCTCTCCGCTCGGTCACTGCGGACTCCTCCTATCTGCCGGTTCCAGTCCATCATCCATAGGTAAGCTTCCAACCTTCATCCTCCAAGAGCTTCCTCCAACCTCCTCGAttcgtcttctcctctcctctccattgtcccccctccctccacaATTCCCCTCCACGCTGCTTCGTGGCTTCtagtttttgttttttaaTTTCCGACTGGTCCGAGACCCGTCACGACCCGCGCTACGGTTGTGCCCTTTCACTCTTCCTGGATCATCGGTCACCTCCATGCGTGATTCGTGTTGATCTCGTAATTAGACCCTTTGCTGTTCCTCCTCATTGCACGGGTAGTTTGGCTACGGCTAAACTGCCTCGAAACACCCTCTAGCTGGAATCGCGGGGACATAATATTATCGCCTGACCGCTGATCGGTGGTCTCGTTGCGGTCCTCGTGGTGGTAGTACGTGGCGAGTACATGCGACTGTGGGGGCAGACTTGATGTCCCTGGAAGCCGTTCGAGGCGCAACCCGCTGTATCCTATCGCTTCACCCgtgtcatcatcatcctcgttttcctcctctcccacccTCAGCATTGATTTCTCCTAAGCATCCATCCCTTTGTGGAATGCCATCTTGATCAATCTCTCATTGAGGTCTGCAATTGTTGTGGATATCAACTGCGGGTTTTCAGTTCTCCAAGGGGGGGCAACGTTGCGCGCATCGGCTAGTCTAGCCTGGCCTCTTGTTTTCCAGTCGCTCCGGCATCGTTTCTAGTTcgtctctcctcctccgatcCAGGGCTACAGTGGAAGGAGGATCTTGTGCTTTCAACCTTCGGTCGGGATCAAagctcttctcttcttcaaacaCGCACCTGTTGGGGGCTTGTCTAGGAATTGACGGACCGCCCCATCTCACGCTCAATCTCTCAGTTTCCCATTGCCAGGACCGGCACCGGTCATTACACTCACATCATCTTATTTGGCTTGCTCCGCCCTAGGCGCCACGGTCGTGGGCGCAAATCTGACTCGTGTTCCTGGCTGCCGCTTTGCATCATTTATTCCCATCCTCTTCCCTTGACATAGTCCCTCCGGGTTGTTCCCACTTCTCTGTTCATCATGCCTGAAGAACTGCCACCCTTTCCTTCGGGACCTGCTCTGGATAAGCTGGAAAACTTCAACTTTCTTCTCTCGCATACCAATGCCGCAGCCAAGGCGGCGCGGAACTATTCGTTGGACACCGACCCTGGGCTGGTCCCATACGGCAGTGTGAATGTGGACTTTGATCAGACGGAGGGCATGGGCGGTCTCTCCGTCAGCTCCTACGACAGTATCGAAGATGAGAGGAGCTCACTCGACTTTCGAGCTTATCCGTATCATGGTATGTGCCCAAGTGTCCAGTTTATCCCAAATTCCCTCCATTCACTACCcgcttctctcttcccccgtTCCGATAAAGTCGCCTAGACATGGCTCTGGATGTCCACACCCCGTTCATTGCACCGTTCCTCTGATGCCCCTTCATGTATGGTCGGCTCTGGTGGTCTCTGTGCTGTTCAGATCCCCATCATGAAGACGACTCCGCGCGAGTCCGTAGTCGGCAGTCAGTCCCTAAATGGCAAAGCTGCACGAGTGCGAGGATCGCATCCATTGCGCCAATTCCCTGGTTCCAAGCATTCTCCAGACTTCATCGAATCTGCCATGTCCAGTCTcaagttttctttttctctttttttttttctctctattAAGGAAACTGCAAGATTTGACCAAATGTGGCGTGTGAGGATGCGATGACCCATGTCAGCCGTCGGCTGTCCGGGTTTTGCCTGCAATCCGATGATCATCGAAACTCTTCAATTTTGACGTCGTGCTCCTGCTGCacccctccccttcttctcccacggATTCTTCGGACATGAGAGCGTGTGGAGATGAGACGAGAGTTCCCACCCAGATTGGACCAACGCAAGCACGCAATCCCGCGCGCAAATGACAACCCGCAGCGCCCCCGACCATTGAACCACCGAGAATTCCCTCTTTTGCCAAAGTTGATCTGCCATGTTGCTCTCTGGAGTCTCTTTGCAGGGACACATGACGCCGACTGGCCTGATCATCTTCCCTGtgtctcttccttcttgctgCCTCTGGGACTCTCCGTTGTCCAGTCTTCTTCTGCCCCCAAATTTCATTTATGAGGGATGattgttctttttttatttcacTCATCCGGTCCCCTTCGAAGGGTCCCGGGGCGAGGGAGACACCTCAGCATGAGCGTTCATCTGTTCTTTGCGCATCCCAGCTCTTTCATGCCCTAGCTTTCCTACCTGGCCACAGCGTGCCTGCCTGAGATTCACTCCCAACTCTCAATTGGCTTTGCCTGTTGCTGCCCATGAAAGATTGAGATTATCTCTACATCCCTCGCTGCCTATGCCTCGCTTGATTTATCCATCCATGATGCCTCGCAGCTTTGATCACTTACTCCATCCCTCAGGTCCCGTCGGCGACAAATCGATCAACTATTCTGTACCCGACCAGATGATACCCTACCCGGCGCATTCGGTCTATCCGCCCATATCATTCGCGCCGGACGACTTGGGGCACGCCCCGGGAGCATTGACCCCCTCGGATGTCTCCTCGTCCATCTCGCCCCCCAATGGCCAGATGGGCAACATCAAATACTCCACTTCCATTCCGGGAGATCGAATCGCCGCCGCTCTCGACCAGGAGGAAGGGGTCCGGATggctgctgaagaagatcgtcGCCGCCGCAACACCGCCGCATCGGCCCGCTTCCGcatgaaaaagaagcaacgTGAACAAGTTCTTGAACGCACCGTGCGGGAGACCACCGAGAAGAATGCCTCCCTTGAGGCCCGCGTGGCGCagttggagatggaaaaCCGGTGGCTGAAGAACTTGCTTACCGAAAAGCACGAGATCGTGACTGCTCGAATGCCGCCCCCTCCCGGGGAGAGCAGCCCTCTCGAATCAAAATCGAACAGCACACGTGCGGGTCAAAAGCATATCcagcccaaaaagaaaggtgtCGGTACCGGGGAGTAGATTGAAGCCTGTAAGGCCTCAACCCCCCCGCCCATCTACCCTCCACCCTCCACCCCCTTTGGCGGAATGATTTTCATTGATTGCGAGAAGGCTGGAGGATGTACCTCTCGGTCCTCCGACCTGTACACCCCTCTCTGAAGGTCTGAAGGATGGGCTCAGCATCTACGGTCTCCTGGGATTTCGGGCACGCATCGCCCAATGACCAACGGACCACGtgtcgactttttttttttgagtttTCATCGGGACTGTATCGGAACTCCCCCTCCCCGGTGGCTTTGCAAGCGtgttgttcttttttgttcGTTTTGATTATGTCCCGAAGTGCGAATCACTCTTCATTTTGTCGTTGAGACGTAAGTATGTGGACCACCCGTACTCCGATGGGTCGATCTGGCCTTTTGCTAGACGTGACGGGACCCACGAGATACGCCGATCCCTGGCCATGGTATAGACATC
The nucleotide sequence above comes from Penicillium oxalicum strain HP7-1 chromosome II, whole genome shotgun sequence. Encoded proteins:
- a CDS encoding Regulatory protein cys-3; translated protein: MPEELPPFPSGPALDKLENFNFLLSHTNAAAKAARNYSLDTDPGLVPYGSVNVDFDQTEGMGGLSVSSYDSIEDERSSLDFRAYPYHGPVGDKSINYSVPDQMIPYPAHSVYPPISFAPDDLGHAPGALTPSDVSSSISPPNGQMGNIKYSTSIPGDRIAAALDQEEGVRMAAEEDRRRRNTAASARFRMKKKQREQVLERTVRETTEKNASLEARVAQLEMENRWLKNLLTEKHEIVTARMPPPPGESSPLESKSNSTRAGQKHIQPKKKGVGTGE